The Aeromicrobium yanjiei DNA segment ATTGATTCGTCGGGCGTCCACAGGGAAACTCGACGTTCGTTGGTCGCACGCGTCAGGGCCTTGAGCAGCGCAGTCGGGTCGCCCGCACCGGAGAGAACCTCGTCGAAGATCTTGTCCGTCGCGCTCGCGAAGAAGGCGTCCTGCTCGGCACCGTCCGGGTAGTTGACATAGACGCCGTTGAGCAGCACCTCCACGGCGTTGTCCGCCGTGAGGCGGGTGCCGTCCTCGAGGTCGATCGGACCGGTGGCCTCGAGCACGTACGACAAGGTGACTGGATCAATGGACAGCACACCGTCGACGTCAACACCCCGCTCGTTCTTGATGAACGCCGCCGCTATCTCGGCGGCACGGGGAAAGTCGGGGGTGAAGTTCACGTCGCGGAAGTCGCGCACCATCTTGGTGGAGAACAGCTTGCTCTCCTCGGCACTGAGCGGCGTCGCATTGCGGGGACGCTCCCCGTAGTCGGCGCCTGCGCCCTGGCCGACCAGCTTGACGGTGCCGTTGTCGACCTGCAGGCCCGCGAACGCTCCGGGCAGGCCTCCGGTCGCGCGGATCTCAGCGTTGTTCTGGAAGAGCAAAAGATAGGTGTGCTTGCCAGTCATCATCTCGGGCACGACGCGGGACGCGACCGTGGCGCGCGAGGCGATGCTCGCCGCGTCGCCGATCTTGTCCTGAGCGTCAGAGACGGGGTCTTGGAGCTGGCCGAGCAGCGAGGAGGCGTCGACGCTGCGGATCTGCTCGTCTGCCTTGTCGATGGCGGCTGACGACTTGGTGAGCGCTGGGTTCAGCGCGGCGAGGGCGTCGATGTCGATGCGTCCGCCCTTGGGGTTGAACGTCTTGGCGTTGAACTTGTCAGCGACGTCGACCAAGGGGGGCAAGCCTTCGTCCGCGACGGTGCGCACCGCCTCGCTCACGGTGCGTACGGCCTTGATGTTCTTGCCGAAGTAGGGAGTCTTAGCGGTCAGTGACAAAACGGGGCTGTCAAGGCTCGACTCAGCAGAGCCGACGTGCGCCTGCAGGTCTGCCAGCTTGGTCTTTGCGCTCACCTGGTCGCCAGCGGTCAGTGCGTCCTGCAGGGCGCTCGCGTCGGTAGTGGCCAAGTTGAGGTCATCTCGCGCTGACGAGAGCTTGCTGTAGGCGTAGAGCCCGAGACCTGCCACCACGACGGCGACGAGACCCACGACCCCTGCCAGGATGACCCATTTACGCCGGTTGCTGTTGGTCCTCGGCTGTCCCGAGTCTTGCGTGCGTGCCACGTCAGCACTCCCCTTCGTCTTCCAGTTTGGTGCAAAGCAGAAGTGGGGCCGCCGATGGCAGCCCCACTCCTGTGTTGTTCGACAGAGTCGAGATTACTTCTTGTTCTTGACCTTCACCGAGACCGAAGTGCTGCTGGCCTTGTAGATCGAGCCCTGGTAGGGCTTGTAGTTGAGGCGGAGGGTCTTGACCGTCGTCTTCTTGACCTTCGGGGCCTTGATGAACAGGGTCGCGCGTCCACCGCTCAGGCTGGCGTTGTACTTCTTGCCGTTGAACACGGCCGTGACGCGGCCACCGACGGTGGCGTTGCCCGCGTTCACCTTGGCGGTGACCTTGAACGTGGAGCCTTCGTTGACGGACTTGCTGGCGGCCGACACGCTCGTGGCGACGGTGTTGGGGTACGCCGCGTTAGCGGTGCTGCCCAGGGCTCCCATGCCGAGAACCAAGGCCAGCGACGCGAACAGCGCGATTGCTGTCTTCTTCATGGTGTTCCTTCTCCTGGCATTGAAGCCATGTGCAGATACTTCCCGAATGATGCTCGCTCAAGACTAGGGGACAAAGGCCCTGTAGGTGAACGGATGTCAACAAAGTTTACACAAGAGAAACAACCTGTCCCAATTCCAGGGTCGGCATGGCTGCTTTTTACTGGTATTGCAGTCTCTATGTAGTCGTCGAGGATGACGTGTGATCTGTATCACGCATTCCGCTACTGGTCGTCTCGGTATGCGCCCCGGCCTCTGGCGCATATCCGTATCCGTATCCGTAACCGTCCCCACCTCTAGGCGGGAGCATGTTGAAGATGACGCCCACGGGCCTGGCTCCCACGGCTTCGAGGCGCTCGACCGCAACAGTCACCTGGTCGGACGTGGTCTTCCCGTGACGTACCACGAGCAGTGCGCCGTCGGCCTCGGCGGCCAGGAGTGCACCATCCGTCACCGGGAGAAGTGGCGGGGCGTCAATGAGCACGATGTCGAACTGCTCGCGCAAGGATGCGATGACATTGGTCATCGAGGTCGACTTCAGGAGTTCGGCCGGGTTGGGCGGCGTCGAGCCGCTGGTCAGCACGGTGAGGCCCGCGCGCGCGGAGGGCTGCAACGCATCGTCGAGAGCCAGCCGACCGATCAGGACCGTGGTCAGACCGACGTTGGACTCGACGCGGAGGTACTCGGCGATCTTCGGACGCCGCAAGTCTGCTTCCACAAGCGCGACCCGCTCGCCGCCCTCCGCCAGCGCCAGCGCCAGATTGATGGCCGTGGTGGTCTTGCCCTCGCCGGGAAGCGAACTTGTGACGACGAACACCTTGCGTTCGATGTCCGGGTCGATGAACTGCAAGTTGGTGCGCAGCACTCGGAAGGCCTCGGCCCGCGGGGCGTAGGTGTCTAGGCCAGTGATCAGCGGAGTATCGACGGCGTCAGAAGCGAAGCTGATGGTGCCGACGATGGGGGCGTCGACGAGGGACTCAAGTTGGCGTGTGGACTTGATGGTGGTGTCAAGCGTTTCGCGGAGGAGTGCGACCCCCGCCCCGAGAAGCAGACCGATCAGAAGGCCGAGCGAAATGTTGCGCATTGGCTGGGGAGAGATGGGCGAGCCGGGCACCGACGCCGGGTCGACGATCGTTGCCTTGATTGTCGCCTCGTCTCGCCCAGGCGGCGTTTCAAGCTCTGCCACATATTCGACGAATACTCTCGCGACAGCGTCGCTGAGAAGACGGGCTCGTTCAGGGTCAGGGTCGGTGACTGTTACGGCCAAAATAACAGTGTCTAGCTTCGACGATGCGGAGATCTGTCCAGCGAGTGCGGAGGGGGATTCTTCGAGTCCGAGGTCATCGATGACGCGTCTTGCGATCGCCTGCCCCGTGAGCAGATCCGCGTAGGACTTCACCCTCTGAACCGAGAACTGGCCGCCTTGGTTCGCCTGCGCGTCATCAGTCGATCCCTGCGTCGATACGAACAGGCGAGCGGACGACGCGTACTGAGGGGTCGCCCGCCAGGTCAGGAGGGCGGCTATCCCAAGCACAACGAGTCCGCAGATGGCTATCGAGAACCATCGGGTGCGAAGGACTTTCAGGTAGTCGCGCAGGTCCACTGGTGCTCCATCCGAGATGTGCCGACTGGCAGGTCGACTGAGTCTAACCGCCACGGCTGGCCAATTGAGAGCGTGTGTCTCATTCCGCCCAGATCATCCTTCTAGCAGTCCTAGTAGGTAACTTCCGTAGCCGCTCTTGACCAGGGGGGCGGCCCGCTGGCGCAGCTCGTCGTCGGTGAGGAAGCCGAGTCGCCAGGCGATCTCCTCGGGGCACGCGATCTTGAGGCCCTGGCGCTTCTCGACGGTGCGGACGAAGTTGGACGCGTCGTTGAGGTCGTCGAACGTCCCGGTGTCGAGCCACGCCGTGCCGCGCGGCAGCACCTCGACGTTGAGCTTGCCGAGCTCCATGTAGATGCGGTTGAGGTCGGTGATCTCGAGCTCGCCGCGCGCGGACGGCTTGAGGTCGCGCGCGTGGCCGATGACGTCGTTGTCGTAGAAGTACAGCCCGGGGATCGCGTAGTTGCTGCGTGGCTCGGCCGGCTTCTCCTCCAGCGAGATCGCCCGTCCGGACTCGTCGAACTCGACCACGCCGTACGCGGTGGGGTCCGCGACCCGGTAGCCGAACACGAACGCGCCGTCGATCTCCTGGAACCGCTGGAGCTTGGTGCCCACGCCGGAGCCGTAGAAGATGTTGTCGCCCAGCACCAGCGCGACCGAGTCGTCGCCGATGTGGTCAGCGCCGAGGATGAACGCCTGGGCCAGGCCGTCGGGCGAGGGCTGCTGCACGTACGTCAGCGAGATGCCGAACTGGCTGCCGTCGCCCAGCAGGCGCTCGAACTGGTCGGCGTCGTGCGGCGTGGTGATGATGAGGATGTCTCGGATGCCGGCCGACATCAGCGTTGAGAGCGGATAGTAGATCATCGGCTTGTCATAGACCGGCACGAGCTGCTTGCTGATGCCTTGGGTGACGGGGTGGAGACGTGAGCCAGTGCCGCCGGCCAGGATGATGCCCTTCATGTGACGCAGCCTACGGGCTCCGGATGTCAGACAGGCCGTCGACAAAGGTAACCTCTGCCACATGCGCAACGTTCTCGTCACGGGTGGCGCGGGGTTCATCGGATCGAACTTCGTGCACCACCTCGTCGACCACACCGACCTGGCCATCACCGTCCTGGACAAGCTGACGTACGCCGGCAACGAAGCGTCGCTGGCCGGTCTGCCGGCCGATCGGGTCACGCTGGTCGTGGGTGACATTGCCGATTCCGAGCTCGTCGACCGGCTCGTCCCCGATCACGACGCGGTCGTGCACTTCGCTGCGGAGTCGCACAACGACAACTCGCTGCACGATCCCTCCCCGTTCCTGCAGACCAACATCATCGGCACGTACGTGCTGCTGGAGGCCGTGCGCAAGCACGAGAAGCGCTACCACCACATCTCGACCGACGAGGTCTACGGCGATCTCGAGCTCGACGACCCGGCGCGGTTCACCGAGCAGACGCCCTACAACCCGTCGAGCCCCTACTCCTCGACCAAGGCCGGCTCCGATCTGCTCGTCCGCGCCTGGGTGCGCTCGTTCGGCGTGCAGGCGACGATCAGCAACTGCTCCAACAACTACGGCCCGCGCCAGCACGTCGAGAAGTTCATCCCCCGCCAGATCACCAACGTCATCGACGGCATCCGCCCGCGCCTGTACGGCGAAGGGCTCAACGTCCGCGACTGGATCCACGCCGACGACCACAGCTCGGCCGTCCTGACGATCCTCGACAAGGGCGAGATCGGCGAGACGTACCTGATCGGCGCGGACGGCGAGAAGGACAACAAGACCGTCATCGAGCTGATCCTCGAGCTCAGCGGCCTGCCGACCGACGCGTACGACCACGTGACCGACCGGGCCGGGCACGACCTGCGCTATGCGATCGACTCCAGCAAGCTGCGCGCCGAGCTGGGCTGGACCCCCGCGTTCAGCGACTTCCGCGCCGGGTTGGCCGCGACGATCGAGTGGTATCGCGACAACGAGGCCTGGTGGCGCCCGCAGAAGGCGCAGACCGAGGCCAAGTACCAGCAACTGGGCCACTGATGCCCCCAACCCCGCCCCCCACCCCCGGTCGCCAGGACGTGAGCGAAGCGAGGCGACACCCCCACCACCCGAACGCCACCCGAACGAGGCGACATGTCCACTGACCTGACGATCCACGAGACCTCGATCCCCGGCGTCCTCCTGCTCGACCTGCCTGTCCACGGGGACAACCGCGGCTGGTTCAAGGAGAACTGGCAGCGCGAGAAGATGACCGCGCTCGGCCTGCCCGACTTCGGCCCCGTGCAGAACAACATCTCCTACAACGAAGCCGTGGGCACGACCCGCGGCATCCACGCCGAGCCGTGGGACAAGTTCGTCTCGGTCGCGACCGGACGCATCTTCGGTGCCTGGGTCGACCTGCGGGCGGGCGACAGCTTTGGCACGGTCTTCACCGCCGAGCTCGGCCCCGGACAGGCGATCTTCGTGCCCAAGGGGGTCGGCAACTCCTACCAGACCCTCGAGGCCAAGACCGCGTACACGTACCTCGTCAACGCGCACTGGACGCCCGACGCCGAGTACACGTTCCTCAACCTGGCCGACGAGACCGTCGCGATCGACTGGCCGATCCCGCTGGCGGTCGCCGAGCTGTCCGACAAGGACCGCGCCCACCCCCGGCTGGCCGACCTGACCCCGATGGTCTTCGAGCCGGCCGGCAGCGACCCCGACAGCCCCCGCACCCTCATCCTCGGCGCGAACGGTCAGCTGGGTCGCGAGCTGGTCACGCAGCTGCCTAACGCCACCGCGTGGTCGCGCAGCGAGTTCGACATCGCCGACCTCGCCGCGTACGGGTCGGTCGACTGGTCGCAGTTCGACACCGTCATCAACGCCGCGGCCTACACCAAGGTCGACGAGGCCGAGACGCCCCAGGGCCGCCGCGACGCGTGGCGCATCAACGTGCACGGCGTCGTCGAGCTGGCCCGCGTGGCCATCGCCCACGACCTGACCCTGGTCCACGTCTCCAGCGACTACGTCTTCGACGGCGAGACGCCCGAGCACACCACGGACGAGCTGTTCTCACCCCTCGGTGTCTACGGCCAGACCAAGGCCGCCGGCGACGCGGTCGTCATGACGGTCCCCAAGCACCACATCGTGCGGACGAGCTGGGTCGTCGGCGACGGCCCCAACTTCATTGCCACGATGCAGTCGCTCGCCGAGCGTGGCGTGGACCCCGCGGTCGTGGACGACCAGGTGGGCCGGCTGACCTACACGAGCGACCTGGCCGCGGGGATCCGCGGCCTCCTCGCGGACTCCGCACCGTACGGCGTCCACCACGTCACCAGCGGTGGCGAGCCCCGCAGCTGGTTCGAGATCGCCCGCGACGTGTTCGCCGAGGCCGGGGCGGATCCGGCCCGGGTCTCGCCCGTCTCGACCCAGGAGTACGGCCGGGGCAAGGAGATGGCCCCCCGGCCGGCGAGCAGCGTCCTGGCGTAGGGCTAGATGTACTTCCCAGACCGCGTCCACGTGGGAGTCGCCCAGTGTCCGCGGTCGCCCGCAGCTGACGGGCCGTCTAGGGGACCAGCGGCGCCAGCCCGGTCGCCACGCCAAGAGCGAGGACCAGCACGAAGAAGTCGCGGTGTGATCCCGCCCTGGATTGCCGCCTGCGCCCGCGCAAGCGGTGCCGACTCGCCGAGATCTGCGTCGATCAATTATGGAGCGGACAGTCTCTCGGCTCGGCGTGGCGGTGGCGCAAAGATCCAAGGTGCTCGTCCGAGGGTGCGACCTATCAGATACCCGAGAGCAACAGAAGCGAGCGTGGCGCCAATGGGAAATGTCACGCTCAGGGCGGAA contains these protein-coding regions:
- a CDS encoding DUF4012 domain-containing protein; translation: MARTQDSGQPRTNSNRRKWVILAGVVGLVAVVVAGLGLYAYSKLSSARDDLNLATTDASALQDALTAGDQVSAKTKLADLQAHVGSAESSLDSPVLSLTAKTPYFGKNIKAVRTVSEAVRTVADEGLPPLVDVADKFNAKTFNPKGGRIDIDALAALNPALTKSSAAIDKADEQIRSVDASSLLGQLQDPVSDAQDKIGDAASIASRATVASRVVPEMMTGKHTYLLLFQNNAEIRATGGLPGAFAGLQVDNGTVKLVGQGAGADYGERPRNATPLSAEESKLFSTKMVRDFRDVNFTPDFPRAAEIAAAFIKNERGVDVDGVLSIDPVTLSYVLEATGPIDLEDGTRLTADNAVEVLLNGVYVNYPDGAEQDAFFASATDKIFDEVLSGAGDPTALLKALTRATNERRVSLWTPDESITKDIAGTRIANALPTGKEDSPAIGFYLNDATGAKMQYYLNYGVKGKATKCADGVQSYATEMTLQSTAPADSATLPDSIRGPGFGAEPGSMLVNLYLYGPDAGKISTVRIDNEPTTFTRAKHDGRPVIILTVQLDPGKTVTVQSSIASGKGQSGDTTVSSTPSIVPGASVQTWKSAC
- a CDS encoding polysaccharide biosynthesis tyrosine autokinase, whose translation is MDLRDYLKVLRTRWFSIAICGLVVLGIAALLTWRATPQYASSARLFVSTQGSTDDAQANQGGQFSVQRVKSYADLLTGQAIARRVIDDLGLEESPSALAGQISASSKLDTVILAVTVTDPDPERARLLSDAVARVFVEYVAELETPPGRDEATIKATIVDPASVPGSPISPQPMRNISLGLLIGLLLGAGVALLRETLDTTIKSTRQLESLVDAPIVGTISFASDAVDTPLITGLDTYAPRAEAFRVLRTNLQFIDPDIERKVFVVTSSLPGEGKTTTAINLALALAEGGERVALVEADLRRPKIAEYLRVESNVGLTTVLIGRLALDDALQPSARAGLTVLTSGSTPPNPAELLKSTSMTNVIASLREQFDIVLIDAPPLLPVTDGALLAAEADGALLVVRHGKTTSDQVTVAVERLEAVGARPVGVIFNMLPPRGGDGYGYGYGYAPEAGAHTETTSSGMRDTDHTSSSTTT
- the rfbA gene encoding glucose-1-phosphate thymidylyltransferase RfbA — encoded protein: MKGIILAGGTGSRLHPVTQGISKQLVPVYDKPMIYYPLSTLMSAGIRDILIITTPHDADQFERLLGDGSQFGISLTYVQQPSPDGLAQAFILGADHIGDDSVALVLGDNIFYGSGVGTKLQRFQEIDGAFVFGYRVADPTAYGVVEFDESGRAISLEEKPAEPRSNYAIPGLYFYDNDVIGHARDLKPSARGELEITDLNRIYMELGKLNVEVLPRGTAWLDTGTFDDLNDASNFVRTVEKRQGLKIACPEEIAWRLGFLTDDELRQRAAPLVKSGYGSYLLGLLEG
- the rfbB gene encoding dTDP-glucose 4,6-dehydratase, whose protein sequence is MRNVLVTGGAGFIGSNFVHHLVDHTDLAITVLDKLTYAGNEASLAGLPADRVTLVVGDIADSELVDRLVPDHDAVVHFAAESHNDNSLHDPSPFLQTNIIGTYVLLEAVRKHEKRYHHISTDEVYGDLELDDPARFTEQTPYNPSSPYSSTKAGSDLLVRAWVRSFGVQATISNCSNNYGPRQHVEKFIPRQITNVIDGIRPRLYGEGLNVRDWIHADDHSSAVLTILDKGEIGETYLIGADGEKDNKTVIELILELSGLPTDAYDHVTDRAGHDLRYAIDSSKLRAELGWTPAFSDFRAGLAATIEWYRDNEAWWRPQKAQTEAKYQQLGH
- a CDS encoding sugar nucleotide-binding protein, with product MSTDLTIHETSIPGVLLLDLPVHGDNRGWFKENWQREKMTALGLPDFGPVQNNISYNEAVGTTRGIHAEPWDKFVSVATGRIFGAWVDLRAGDSFGTVFTAELGPGQAIFVPKGVGNSYQTLEAKTAYTYLVNAHWTPDAEYTFLNLADETVAIDWPIPLAVAELSDKDRAHPRLADLTPMVFEPAGSDPDSPRTLILGANGQLGRELVTQLPNATAWSRSEFDIADLAAYGSVDWSQFDTVINAAAYTKVDEAETPQGRRDAWRINVHGVVELARVAIAHDLTLVHVSSDYVFDGETPEHTTDELFSPLGVYGQTKAAGDAVVMTVPKHHIVRTSWVVGDGPNFIATMQSLAERGVDPAVVDDQVGRLTYTSDLAAGIRGLLADSAPYGVHHVTSGGEPRSWFEIARDVFAEAGADPARVSPVSTQEYGRGKEMAPRPASSVLA